The Calditrichota bacterium genome includes a region encoding these proteins:
- a CDS encoding TIGR03545 family protein — protein MRWKGLIPFLVIVVGLVIVARLFMNRWLESGLEKAGEAAVGARVEIDNLRVRPTALSIEWSRLQVTDPDQTMRNLIETGRAAFRMNPAALLRKRYVIEEMALEDVRYGTPRAYDGALPKRVRKKSTEPGLIDQLRAELKRELEALPLPEFDLDAITRRLNVDSLVAITGIKIVDRLDSVRNDLLSTYEKHHAFMTTFRPDEDLKRARDELLSIQPAQIRSVEELTAAIDKVKNAQRTFQNLERTVTDKHREIHADVDRVTGYVPQVDDWVREDYERLLKLAKLPDLKKPELSKILLGTTIGKQVDQVLGYVRLVQDLIPEKKAAQEPKRQRMKGRTIHYPSRYRYPQFLIEKVHLSGRTAADAQGEFIRLIGEARGITNQPWVYGRPTLIDLGILQQEKLSGTFKAVLDHTMQAARDSFVLSLTNKSLGGLPLARSPYLPLQVQQGKADVAWVLRLSGGSFLASMDVKARGLGFEFPAVKPKDRFAALTHEVLGGLDDLTLQLRLSGGDGATKLHIGSNLDDLLGARLRAVASRELAEAEQRIMSKVYALRDQKLAEVNAVYSQLKGQVVERIDSYKRQADELRAQFDAKVKELEAEVEKRKREEEDKLKERAKKALEGVIPKRP, from the coding sequence ATGCGGTGGAAAGGGCTTATCCCGTTTCTGGTCATCGTGGTCGGCCTGGTGATAGTCGCCAGGCTGTTCATGAACCGCTGGTTGGAGTCGGGCTTGGAGAAGGCGGGTGAAGCAGCGGTCGGCGCGCGGGTGGAGATCGACAACTTGCGTGTGCGCCCGACGGCACTGTCCATTGAATGGTCCAGATTGCAGGTGACCGATCCCGACCAGACGATGCGCAACCTGATCGAGACCGGCCGGGCTGCTTTCCGGATGAATCCCGCAGCCCTGCTCAGAAAGCGCTACGTCATCGAGGAGATGGCCTTGGAGGACGTACGCTATGGCACTCCTCGCGCCTACGACGGTGCCCTGCCAAAGCGCGTGCGGAAGAAGAGCACCGAGCCTGGGCTCATCGACCAGCTCCGCGCCGAGCTCAAACGCGAGCTTGAGGCTCTCCCGCTGCCCGAATTCGACTTGGACGCCATCACCCGGCGCCTCAATGTGGACAGCCTAGTAGCCATCACCGGCATCAAGATTGTTGACCGCCTGGACTCGGTGAGGAACGATCTGCTCAGCACTTACGAGAAGCACCATGCGTTCATGACCACCTTCCGCCCGGATGAGGACCTCAAAAGAGCTCGCGACGAGCTGCTCAGCATTCAACCCGCCCAGATCCGCAGCGTGGAGGAACTCACCGCAGCCATCGACAAAGTCAAGAATGCACAACGCACCTTCCAGAACCTGGAGCGGACGGTCACGGACAAGCACCGGGAAATCCACGCGGACGTCGACCGCGTGACGGGCTATGTCCCCCAGGTGGATGACTGGGTGAGGGAGGACTATGAACGGCTTCTCAAGCTGGCCAAGCTGCCTGACCTGAAGAAACCGGAGCTGAGCAAAATACTGCTCGGTACCACCATCGGCAAGCAGGTGGACCAGGTGCTGGGGTACGTTCGCCTGGTGCAGGACCTCATTCCGGAGAAAAAGGCGGCGCAGGAACCCAAGAGGCAGCGGATGAAGGGCCGCACGATCCATTACCCCAGCCGCTATCGGTACCCGCAGTTTCTGATCGAGAAGGTCCACCTCTCCGGGCGCACGGCAGCCGACGCGCAGGGGGAGTTCATCAGGCTGATCGGTGAAGCCAGAGGAATCACCAACCAGCCCTGGGTGTACGGCCGTCCGACGTTGATTGACCTCGGCATACTCCAACAGGAAAAGCTCTCCGGGACTTTCAAGGCGGTACTGGACCACACCATGCAGGCGGCAAGGGACAGTTTTGTGCTCAGCCTGACCAACAAGAGCCTCGGCGGGCTGCCGCTGGCGCGTTCTCCGTATCTACCTTTGCAGGTGCAACAAGGCAAGGCGGACGTCGCCTGGGTACTTCGCCTCAGCGGCGGCTCGTTCTTAGCCAGCATGGACGTGAAAGCCAGAGGCCTTGGCTTCGAATTCCCGGCGGTAAAGCCCAAGGACCGCTTTGCCGCCCTGACGCATGAGGTGCTCGGTGGCTTGGACGATCTCACCTTGCAGCTGCGGCTGTCCGGTGGAGACGGCGCAACCAAGCTGCACATTGGTTCCAATCTCGATGATCTGCTGGGCGCACGCCTGAGGGCGGTGGCCTCCCGCGAGCTTGCCGAGGCGGAGCAGCGCATCATGAGCAAGGTGTATGCTCTGCGCGACCAGAAGCTTGCCGAGGTGAACGCCGTCTACAGCCAGCTGAAAGGCCAGGTGGTGGAGCGCATCGATTCCTACAAGCGCCAGGCCGACGAGTTGCGCGCGCAATTCGACGCCAAGGTCAAGGAGCTGGAGGCCGAGGTGGAGAAGCGCAAGCGGGAAGAAGAGGATAAGTTGAAAGAGCGGGCCAAGAAGGCGCTGGAGGGGGTGATCCCGAAGAGGCCGTAG
- a CDS encoding TIGR03546 family protein — protein MLPLSLASKVIKVLRSADSPTQVGWGFALGAIPGLTPFWTLHNFVVILLICILNVNITAALLGWALFSLFAWLLDPPFDAIGYQLLTNVPALQPVWTWLYNVPIAPLTRFNNTVVMGSLVVALLALVPNFLWFKWFVKWFRESWGEKIGSTKIAQAMRGNAIVQLYLKLRDFGG, from the coding sequence ATGCTTCCGCTCAGTCTTGCCAGCAAAGTCATCAAAGTCTTGCGCTCTGCTGACTCACCTACACAAGTGGGCTGGGGATTCGCACTCGGTGCCATTCCCGGCCTGACGCCTTTCTGGACGCTGCACAACTTTGTGGTGATCCTCCTCATCTGCATCCTCAACGTGAATATCACCGCTGCTCTCTTGGGCTGGGCTCTGTTCAGTCTCTTCGCCTGGCTTCTGGACCCGCCGTTCGACGCCATTGGCTACCAACTGCTGACCAATGTGCCAGCACTTCAACCGGTCTGGACCTGGCTGTACAACGTGCCGATCGCCCCGCTCACGCGCTTTAACAACACCGTGGTGATGGGGAGCCTGGTGGTAGCGCTGCTCGCCTTGGTGCCGAACTTTCTCTGGTTCAAATGGTTTGTCAAGTGGTTCCGCGAGTCTTGGGGCGAAAAGATCGGCAGCACGAAGATCGCCCAGGCCATGCGCGGGAATGCCATAGTCCAGCTCTACCTGAAACTCCGTGACTTTGGAGGTTAG
- a CDS encoding YjbQ family protein produces the protein MQVVTDYVPVKTRGRNEIVDMTDAVQECVQRSGLRRGTATVFVPGSTAAVTTIEYEPGLLEDVPEALERVAPMGVRYHHDATWHDGNGYAHVRAALVGASLTVPFAEGRLLLGTWQQIVLIDFDNRSRQREIVVQLMGE, from the coding sequence ATGCAGGTAGTCACCGACTATGTGCCCGTCAAGACGCGCGGGCGCAACGAGATTGTGGACATGACCGATGCCGTACAGGAGTGCGTGCAGCGGAGTGGGCTCCGTCGTGGTACGGCCACGGTGTTTGTGCCTGGCTCCACCGCCGCGGTCACGACCATCGAATACGAGCCAGGGTTGCTCGAGGACGTGCCGGAAGCCTTGGAGCGAGTGGCGCCCATGGGAGTCCGTTACCACCACGATGCGACCTGGCATGACGGCAACGGCTACGCCCACGTGCGCGCCGCGCTGGTCGGGGCATCGCTCACCGTGCCGTTTGCTGAGGGCAGACTGCTACTCGGCACCTGGCAACAGATTGTTCTCATTGATTTCGACAACCGCAGCCGCCAGCGAGAAATTGTGGTGCAACTGATGGGAGAGTGA
- a CDS encoding sugar kinase codes for MSLLVVGSVAYDTVETPFGKVDEALGGSAIYFSAAASFFVPVRLVAVVGDDFDRSQLRFLEERQVDLTGLTVEHGSTFRWAGRYDYDLNARETLYTHLNVFENFVPKLPASYRDSEYLFLANIMPQLQMQVLEQVSSPKLVVLDTMNYWIENTPAELRRTLKKVDVLIINDAEARQLAQEPNLYRAARALLRIGPKTVVIKKGEHGALMVTPKSCFWAPAYPLESLCDPTGAGDTFAGGFVGYLAYTDELSEDNLRRAVVYGSVLASFCVEKFSVDRLRDLTPEEIQERYRAFLELTRVDAGSVLQCR; via the coding sequence ATGAGCCTGTTGGTGGTCGGATCAGTTGCCTACGATACCGTCGAGACGCCGTTTGGTAAGGTGGATGAGGCCTTGGGCGGGTCGGCCATCTACTTCAGTGCCGCCGCCAGCTTCTTTGTCCCGGTGCGCCTGGTGGCAGTGGTGGGCGATGATTTCGACCGGAGCCAGCTTCGTTTCCTCGAGGAGCGGCAGGTGGACCTCACCGGTTTGACGGTGGAGCACGGCAGCACCTTCCGCTGGGCGGGACGCTACGACTATGACCTCAACGCCCGCGAAACGCTCTACACCCACCTCAACGTCTTTGAGAACTTTGTGCCCAAGTTACCGGCGAGCTATCGGGACAGCGAGTACCTCTTCCTGGCCAACATCATGCCACAGCTGCAGATGCAGGTGCTCGAACAAGTGAGCAGCCCGAAGCTGGTTGTCCTGGACACGATGAACTATTGGATCGAGAACACGCCGGCGGAGTTGCGTCGCACCCTCAAGAAAGTAGACGTTCTGATCATCAACGACGCGGAGGCGCGGCAGTTGGCTCAAGAGCCAAATCTGTATCGAGCGGCGCGGGCGCTGTTGCGCATTGGTCCCAAGACGGTGGTCATCAAGAAAGGCGAGCACGGTGCGCTCATGGTCACGCCCAAGAGCTGTTTCTGGGCGCCGGCCTATCCCTTAGAGAGCCTGTGCGATCCAACTGGGGCCGGCGACACCTTTGCCGGGGGTTTTGTGGGGTATCTGGCCTACACCGACGAGCTTTCGGAAGACAACCTGCGCCGAGCCGTGGTCTACGGCAGCGTGCTCGCTTCCTTCTGCGTGGAAAAGTTCAGCGTGGACCGTCTGCGTGACCTCACACCGGAGGAGATTCAAGAGCGGTACCGCGCCTTCTTGGAGTTAACCAGGGTAGATGCCGGTAGTGTCTTGCAATGCAGGTAG
- a CDS encoding arginine--tRNA ligase gives MSIIEQQILARIEEASRKAFGVSLPPEARLDTPPDEQLGDFAFACFPLARLAKTAPATIARRLAEGIAVEKPLVRVDVAGPYLNFTVDKEALFRVTCGDILSAPDTFGNSDEGRGEKILIEYSAPNTNKPQHLGHVRNNLLGMAISNLLEAIGHEVVRVNLVNDRGVHICKSMLAYQEFGQGRTPQSTGVKGDHFVGDFYVLYEKQQHQEWQEWLAARGVDLKKLDDQERRRLEGEFLAQSKWYGRVKEMLQRWEAGDPEVLALWRMMNDWVYEGFDQTYRRLGCKFDKVYKESETYQLGRALVEEGLQRGVFYRKPDGSVWVDLTAEGLGEKLLLRSDGTSVYITQDIGTTKLKFDDFGMKRAIWVVGDEQIYHFQVLFAVMRKLGFPWADGCYHLAYGMIDLPAGKMKSREGTVVDADDLMDELFRMEREEIAKRHLDIAPEDLDATAEILAQGALKFFILKFGPQSRMLFDPAESISFDGFTGPYVQYAYVRVRSIFRKSGKDEYAAVSPEQCDFSVLVEPEEIALVRRLHSFPGEVKAAALSYNPARVATYLWELAKAFSRFYHEHSVLHAEDEKLVRARLVLSKATSIVLRRGLALLGIDVPERM, from the coding sequence ATGAGCATCATCGAGCAACAGATTCTCGCACGCATCGAGGAGGCGAGCAGGAAGGCATTTGGCGTCTCGCTGCCGCCTGAGGCACGCCTGGACACACCCCCCGACGAGCAGCTTGGCGATTTTGCGTTCGCCTGCTTCCCGTTGGCACGCCTGGCCAAAACTGCGCCGGCTACCATCGCCCGCCGCCTGGCAGAGGGAATCGCGGTGGAAAAGCCTCTGGTGCGCGTCGACGTGGCCGGGCCGTATCTCAACTTCACAGTCGACAAGGAGGCGCTGTTTCGCGTCACCTGCGGCGACATTCTGTCTGCACCCGATACTTTCGGCAACAGCGACGAAGGGCGCGGTGAGAAGATCCTCATCGAATACTCGGCGCCCAACACCAACAAGCCCCAACACCTGGGACACGTGCGGAACAACCTTTTGGGCATGGCCATTTCCAACCTCTTAGAGGCCATTGGCCATGAGGTGGTGCGCGTCAATTTGGTCAACGACCGCGGCGTGCACATCTGCAAGTCCATGCTCGCCTACCAGGAGTTCGGCCAGGGGCGCACGCCGCAATCAACGGGCGTGAAGGGCGACCACTTTGTCGGTGACTTTTACGTGCTGTATGAAAAACAGCAGCACCAGGAATGGCAAGAGTGGCTTGCTGCGCGCGGCGTAGACCTCAAGAAGCTGGATGACCAGGAGCGTCGCCGCTTGGAAGGGGAATTCCTGGCCCAGTCCAAATGGTACGGCAGGGTGAAGGAGATGCTGCAGCGCTGGGAGGCAGGCGACCCCGAGGTGCTGGCCCTTTGGCGCATGATGAACGACTGGGTGTACGAGGGCTTCGATCAGACCTATCGCCGGCTGGGCTGCAAGTTCGACAAGGTCTACAAGGAAAGCGAGACCTACCAGCTTGGCCGTGCGTTGGTCGAAGAGGGACTGCAACGAGGCGTCTTCTACCGCAAACCGGATGGCTCGGTGTGGGTGGACCTCACGGCCGAGGGATTGGGCGAAAAGCTTCTCCTGCGCAGCGATGGCACCTCCGTCTACATCACCCAGGACATTGGCACCACCAAACTAAAGTTCGATGACTTTGGCATGAAGCGCGCCATCTGGGTGGTGGGCGACGAGCAGATCTACCATTTCCAGGTCCTGTTCGCCGTCATGCGCAAGTTGGGCTTCCCGTGGGCCGATGGCTGCTACCACTTGGCTTACGGCATGATCGACCTGCCCGCCGGCAAGATGAAATCCCGTGAGGGCACGGTAGTGGACGCCGACGACCTGATGGACGAGCTGTTCCGGATGGAGCGGGAGGAGATCGCCAAGCGCCACCTGGACATTGCCCCCGAAGATCTGGATGCCACCGCCGAGATTCTCGCTCAGGGGGCGCTCAAGTTCTTCATCCTCAAGTTTGGCCCGCAGAGCCGCATGCTTTTCGACCCGGCGGAGTCCATTTCTTTCGATGGCTTCACCGGTCCCTATGTGCAATACGCCTACGTGCGCGTGCGCAGCATCTTCCGCAAATCCGGCAAGGACGAATACGCTGCGGTCTCCCCTGAGCAGTGCGACTTTTCGGTGTTAGTGGAGCCTGAGGAGATTGCCTTAGTGCGGCGGTTGCACAGCTTCCCTGGCGAAGTGAAGGCCGCGGCCCTGTCCTACAACCCGGCGCGCGTGGCCACCTATCTGTGGGAGCTGGCCAAGGCCTTCAGCCGCTTCTACCACGAACATTCGGTGCTGCACGCTGAGGACGAGAAGTTGGTGCGCGCCAGGCTGGTGCTTTCCAAGGCGACCAGCATCGTGCTGCGCCGCGGCTTAGCCCTGTTGGGAATCGACGTGCCCGAGCGCATGTGA
- the rsfS gene encoding ribosome silencing factor — protein sequence MALRIADLSLDKKASSVLVMDLRGLCSFTDYFVLCTGASDTQVKAITDHIEEELSKERIEPWHREGYTHLRWVILDYIDVVAHIFQPEVREFYGLEQLWGDAEIITVSEDSMESTGA from the coding sequence TTGGCCCTGCGCATTGCCGACCTTTCGTTGGACAAGAAAGCCTCTTCGGTCTTGGTGATGGACCTGCGGGGCCTCTGTTCGTTCACCGACTATTTTGTGCTCTGCACCGGAGCATCCGACACGCAGGTCAAGGCCATTACCGACCACATCGAGGAGGAGCTGAGCAAGGAGCGCATCGAGCCGTGGCACCGGGAAGGCTACACGCACCTGCGCTGGGTGATCCTCGACTACATCGATGTGGTGGCACACATCTTCCAGCCGGAGGTGCGCGAGTTCTACGGACTGGAGCAGTTATGGGGCGATGCAGAGATTATCACCGTTTCTGAAGACAGCATGGAATCAACAGGAGCATGA
- a CDS encoding glycosyltransferase family 9 protein produces the protein MSRQTTQASPPRRILVIRLSSIGDIVLASPLLRGLNKAFPGAEVDFVVKERFADLVRFSPYVHRVHLLPEGGGWRELRALRRSLKAQEYDLVVDIHKNFRSYYLRIGLRGARTVTYRKWRWARAVLIATKKNLYPGIVPVYQRYLAAVAPLGVRDDGMGPEFFMDPAAGARVRELLNRAGFLSRPLRVAVVPGAGFFTKRWLPERFAEVADALAARHGSGTLLLGDANDQPIAAEVVAHMQHKPVDMVGALSLMESAAALSFCDLVLCNDTGLMHIATALGKKVVAIFGPTTEELGFFPFGPGSRVVQKELPCRPCSHVGSRRCPKRHFRCMRDISAGEVVAAAEGLLAHES, from the coding sequence ATGAGCAGACAGACAACGCAGGCATCGCCGCCCCGCCGGATTTTGGTCATCCGCCTCAGTTCCATTGGGGACATTGTCCTGGCCAGTCCGCTGCTGCGGGGGCTGAACAAGGCCTTCCCTGGAGCGGAAGTAGATTTCGTCGTCAAGGAGAGGTTTGCTGATCTCGTCCGTTTTTCGCCCTATGTGCACCGCGTGCACCTGCTGCCTGAAGGAGGAGGCTGGAGAGAGCTGCGGGCCCTCAGGCGTTCGCTCAAGGCGCAGGAGTACGACTTGGTCGTGGACATTCACAAGAACTTCCGCAGCTACTACCTGCGCATAGGACTGAGGGGTGCCCGCACGGTGACGTACCGGAAGTGGCGCTGGGCTCGCGCCGTGCTCATCGCCACGAAAAAGAACCTCTATCCGGGCATTGTCCCTGTTTACCAGCGCTATCTGGCAGCGGTGGCGCCTTTGGGCGTTCGCGACGATGGAATGGGCCCCGAGTTCTTCATGGATCCGGCTGCAGGCGCGCGGGTGAGGGAGTTACTCAACAGAGCCGGTTTTCTGTCGCGCCCGTTGCGTGTGGCGGTGGTGCCTGGTGCTGGCTTTTTCACCAAGCGTTGGCTGCCGGAACGCTTTGCCGAGGTAGCAGATGCGCTTGCCGCACGGCATGGCAGTGGCACGCTGCTCCTGGGTGATGCCAACGACCAGCCCATCGCCGCGGAGGTGGTCGCGCACATGCAGCACAAGCCAGTAGACATGGTGGGCGCGTTGTCGCTGATGGAGAGCGCTGCGGCTCTGAGCTTTTGTGATCTGGTGCTGTGCAACGACACGGGCCTGATGCATATTGCCACCGCGCTGGGGAAAAAGGTGGTGGCCATCTTTGGGCCTACCACCGAGGAACTCGGATTTTTCCCTTTCGGGCCCGGGTCCCGTGTGGTGCAGAAAGAGCTGCCGTGCCGCCCATGCTCCCACGTCGGCTCACGACGCTGCCCAAAGCGGCACTTTCGCTGCATGCGCGACATCTCCGCCGGCGAGGTGGTAGCAGCGGCAGAGGGCCTGTTGGCGCACGAGAGTTGA
- a CDS encoding SDR family oxidoreductase gives MPTTLVTGGAGFLGSHLCEYLLNKGHHVIAMDNLITGTVANIEHLQCERFRFIKHDVTEYIYVAGKIDYVLHFASPASPLDYLQLPIQTLKVGALGTHKALGLAKEKGARFLLASTSEVYGDPLIHPQSEDYWGNVNPVGPRGVYDEAKRFAEALTMAYHRYHGLDTRIARIFNTYGPRMRPHDGRAIPTFIPQALRGEPITVFGEGKQTRSFCYVSDQIEGLYRLLMSDCVDPVNIGNPQELTIMELAETIVRLTGSKSPIVRKPLPVDDPKVRQPDITKAKQLLGWEPKVGLEEGLRLTIDWFKKKLAE, from the coding sequence ATGCCCACGACTCTGGTGACAGGAGGTGCCGGTTTCCTCGGCTCGCATCTGTGCGAGTATCTGCTCAACAAGGGGCACCACGTTATCGCCATGGACAACCTCATCACCGGCACCGTAGCGAACATCGAGCATCTGCAATGTGAGCGCTTTCGCTTCATCAAACACGACGTCACCGAGTACATCTATGTGGCCGGGAAGATCGACTATGTGCTGCATTTTGCCTCGCCAGCGAGCCCTTTGGATTACCTGCAGCTTCCGATCCAGACGCTGAAGGTGGGAGCGTTGGGTACGCACAAGGCTTTGGGCCTGGCCAAGGAGAAGGGCGCGCGTTTCCTCTTGGCCTCTACCTCCGAGGTCTATGGCGATCCGCTCATCCACCCACAGAGCGAGGACTACTGGGGCAATGTGAATCCAGTTGGGCCGCGCGGGGTGTACGACGAGGCCAAGCGTTTTGCCGAGGCCCTCACCATGGCCTACCACCGTTACCACGGCCTGGACACGCGCATTGCCCGCATCTTCAACACCTACGGCCCGCGCATGCGTCCCCACGATGGCCGGGCCATTCCGACATTCATCCCGCAGGCGTTGCGCGGGGAGCCGATCACTGTGTTCGGCGAGGGCAAGCAGACGAGGAGCTTCTGCTATGTCTCCGACCAGATCGAAGGCCTCTACCGCCTGCTGATGTCCGATTGCGTGGATCCGGTCAACATCGGCAATCCGCAGGAGCTGACGATCATGGAGCTGGCCGAGACAATCGTGCGGCTGACTGGGAGCAAAAGCCCTATCGTGCGCAAGCCGCTGCCCGTAGACGACCCCAAGGTGCGACAGCCCGATATCACCAAGGCCAAGCAGCTCTTGGGCTGGGAACCAAAGGTCGGGTTGGAAGAAGGGCTGCGTTTGACCATCGACTGGTTCAAGAAAAAGTTGGCGGAATAG
- a CDS encoding FAD:protein FMN transferase, translating to MLSAWLVACARHEPVQETRVLMDTFATITVYDRDKSRETMLRAIDAAFEGMLEVELRTSCYRDSSEVSKVNRAAPRPVYASPLLLACLEEAQRVSLLSDGAFDVTVGPLMRLWDFLGDHPRVPDSAAIRALLPLVDFRRVHVQEGCVWLDELGMALDLGGIAKGLAVDVAIDSLRAHGITDAMVDARSNLRTLATALTAGRRHVWIRHPRDNSKLFARFRMDEGCVATSGDYERFFMNDSVRYHHILDPHTGWPARSCASVTVLANSAMEADALSTALFVLGPERGLALAERLPGVEAVMLVDNHGSLQWHATSGLRGRLEVLKD from the coding sequence ATGCTGAGCGCGTGGTTGGTCGCCTGTGCGCGGCATGAGCCTGTCCAGGAGACGCGCGTGCTCATGGATACCTTTGCTACCATTACCGTGTACGACCGCGATAAGAGTCGCGAGACCATGCTTCGGGCCATTGATGCTGCGTTCGAGGGGATGCTCGAGGTGGAGCTGCGCACCAGCTGCTACCGTGACAGCAGCGAAGTCAGCAAGGTTAACCGTGCTGCGCCTCGACCGGTGTACGCGAGCCCGTTGTTGCTGGCCTGCCTCGAGGAAGCACAACGCGTGAGCCTGCTCTCCGACGGTGCCTTCGATGTGACTGTGGGGCCGCTCATGCGCTTGTGGGATTTTCTTGGCGACCACCCGCGCGTGCCGGACTCGGCCGCTATCAGAGCTTTGCTCCCTTTGGTTGATTTTCGCCGTGTGCACGTCCAGGAGGGCTGCGTTTGGCTGGATGAGCTGGGCATGGCTCTGGACCTGGGGGGGATCGCTAAGGGGCTTGCGGTGGATGTAGCCATCGACTCGCTGCGGGCGCACGGCATCACCGACGCCATGGTCGACGCGCGGAGCAACCTGCGGACGCTGGCGACCGCACTCACCGCCGGCAGGCGGCACGTATGGATCCGCCATCCGCGGGACAATAGCAAGCTCTTCGCGCGCTTCCGCATGGATGAGGGATGTGTGGCCACTTCCGGCGACTATGAGCGCTTTTTCATGAACGATTCGGTACGGTACCACCACATCCTCGACCCGCACACTGGCTGGCCTGCACGGTCGTGTGCCAGCGTGACGGTGCTCGCCAACTCAGCCATGGAGGCGGACGCGCTGTCTACGGCTCTGTTCGTGCTGGGGCCTGAGCGCGGCCTGGCCTTGGCCGAACGACTGCCGGGAGTGGAAGCCGTGATGCTCGTCGACAACCACGGCTCCCTGCAATGGCACGCCACCTCGGGCCTGCGTGGCCGGCTTGAGGTGCTCAAGGACTGA
- a CDS encoding polyprenyl synthetase family protein has product MEKYAFCRPIEAELQLFEDEFRAVLTSDVSLINDVAVHLAMHRGKRLRPILAFLTCGLHGAAPQAALKPALAVELLHTATLVHDDVVDSSLLRRGAPTVNGLWSNRIAILVGDLLFSRALATLLDGGDVPALRLLSDATFRMSRGELLQEEQGSDYHAMEQNYFRVVSDKTAALLSACCQLGAMAAGAGDESLRTMDQFGEHLGIAFQIRDDILDYVGDQETLGKPIGSDILNNKITLPLLHALRNAEPPVAQEIMAHVQSGEKERVEMVIAFVRQHGGLAYSTAQVERYLRQADSCLEAYAPSPYKQALQELLRYVGAREK; this is encoded by the coding sequence TTGGAGAAGTACGCGTTTTGTCGGCCCATAGAGGCGGAGCTACAGCTTTTCGAAGATGAGTTCCGCGCGGTGCTCACCTCTGACGTCTCGCTCATCAACGACGTTGCCGTTCACCTCGCCATGCACCGCGGGAAGCGCCTACGGCCGATTCTCGCCTTTCTCACCTGTGGATTGCATGGAGCTGCTCCACAAGCTGCACTGAAGCCTGCGCTGGCGGTGGAGCTTTTGCACACCGCCACGTTGGTGCATGACGATGTGGTGGATTCTTCCCTCCTGCGGCGTGGGGCTCCCACCGTCAACGGCTTATGGAGTAACCGCATCGCCATCCTCGTGGGTGATCTGCTGTTTTCGCGCGCGCTCGCTACTCTGTTGGACGGCGGCGATGTGCCGGCATTGCGCTTGCTTTCGGATGCAACCTTCCGCATGAGCCGCGGCGAACTGCTCCAAGAGGAACAGGGGAGCGACTACCACGCTATGGAGCAAAACTATTTCCGGGTCGTGTCCGACAAGACGGCGGCGCTGCTTTCTGCCTGCTGCCAACTGGGGGCGATGGCTGCGGGCGCCGGCGATGAGTCGCTGCGCACCATGGACCAGTTCGGCGAACACCTGGGCATCGCTTTCCAGATTCGTGACGATATCCTCGACTATGTCGGTGACCAGGAGACGCTGGGCAAGCCCATCGGGAGTGACATCCTGAACAACAAGATTACCCTGCCGCTCCTCCATGCGCTGCGCAATGCCGAGCCGCCGGTTGCGCAGGAAATCATGGCGCACGTGCAATCCGGGGAAAAGGAGCGGGTGGAGATGGTCATCGCGTTTGTGCGGCAACATGGCGGTCTGGCTTACTCCACAGCGCAGGTGGAGCGCTACCTTCGCCAGGCCGACTCGTGCCTGGAAGCCTATGCGCCTTCACCGTACAAGCAGGCATTACAGGAGTTGCTCCGCTATGTGGGTGCGCGTGAGAAATAG